The genomic DNA AGCGAAGACGACAAGCAGGGCTTAAGCTTACGTCCAGTTGCAGAACGTCTTTCAAACTTATTAAACAAGCCTGTTACCTTCGTACCTGTTACTGAAGGCGAACAACTTGAAACTGCCATCAACAACATGAATGACGGTGACGTCTTAGTTGTTGAAAACACTCGTTTTGAAGACGTTGTTAACGGCGAACAAGTTAAGCGCGAATCTGGTAACGATCCTGAATTAGGCAAGTACTGGGCTTCACTTGGTGATGTCTACGTCAACGATGCTTTCGGGACTGCTCACCGGAGCCATGCTTCTAACGTTGGGATTGCCTCAAACATGGACCAAGTTGCCGCTGGTTTCTTAATGGAAAAGGAAATCAAGTTCTTAGGTGACGCGGTTGACAATCCTAAGCACCCATTCGTTGCTATCTTAGGTGGTGCCAAGGTTTCTGATAAGATCGGTGTTATCGATCACTTAATCAGCAAAGCTGACAAGATCATCATCGGTGGTGGGATGACTTATACGTTCTATGCTGCTAAAGGCATGGGCATTGGTAATTCACTTGTTGAAAAAGACAAGATTGAATTGGCTAAGTCAATCATCGAAAAAGCTGGTGACAAGTTAGTCTTACCTAGCGACTCAATCGTTGCTGAAAAGTTTGATAACGATGTTCCTAGCAAGGTTGTTGAAGGTTCAATTCCTGATGGCTACATGGCCTTAGATATTGGTCCTAAGTCAATCGAAGAATTCGAAGATGTTTTACGCGACGCTAAGACCGTTGTTTGGAACGGACCAATGGGTGTCTTCGAAATGAGCAACTACGCCAAGGGTACACTTGAAGTTGGTAAGTTCTTAGGAACCTTATCAGATGCAACGACCATCGTTGGTGGTGGGGACTCAACTGCCGCTGTTAAGCAACTTGGCGTTGGCGACAAGTTAACCCACATTTCTACTGGTGGCGGTGCTTCACTTGAATACCTTGAAGGTAAGGAATTACCTGGTATTGCTGCTATTTCTGAAAAATAATCTGTTCTCCGAAAGGAAGGTTTATCGTGCGTACACCTATTATTGCCGGTAACTGGAAAATGAACAAAACGGCTAGCGAAGCTTTAGCTTTCGTTAATGCTGTCAAGGATCAATTACCAGATCCATCAAAAGTTGAATCAGTTGTTGCTGCCCCAGCCCTTTTCTTACAAGAAATGGTTGAAGCTGCCAAGGGTTCTGATTTAAAGATTGCTGCTGAAAATGCTTACTTTGAAGATGCTGGGGCCTTTACTGGTGAAACTTCACCAGCCGCTTTAGCTGACTTAGGCGTTGACTATGTTGTTATTGGTCATTCAGAACGTCGTGGCTATTTCCACGAAACTGACGAAGACATTAACAAAAAAGCCCATGCTATCTTTAAGAACGGCATGAAGCCAATCATCTGCTGTGGTGAAACGTTGGAACAACGTGAAGCTGGCCAAGCAGAATCATGGGTTTCTGGCCAAATCAAAGCTGCTTTGAAGGATTTATCAGCTGACCAAGTAAGTTCATTGGTTATTGCTTATGAACCAATCTGGGCCATCGGTACTGGTAAGACGGCTACGAGTGACCAAGCCGAAGAAATTTGTGCGGTTGTTCGTAAGACTGTTGCTGACCTTTACTCACAAGAAGTTGCTGATAAAGTTCGGATTCAATACGGTGGTAGTGTTAAACCAGCCAACGTTAACGAATTAATGGGCAAAGCTGATATCGACGGTGGTTTAGTCGGTGGTGCTTCATTACAACCTGATTCATTCTTGGAACTTGTTAATTACCAAAATAACTAATAATAGTTATTGCAAGTTGGTTGACAAAATTCTACAATAAGTGTGAAACAAATAACAAGCCAATTTTAAGGAGAGAAATTAATGTCTATTATTACAGATATTTATGCTCGCGAAGTCTTAGACTCACGTGGTAACCCAACTGTTGAAGTTGAACTTTATACTGAAAGTGGCGCATTTGGCCGCGGTATCGTTCCTTCAGGTGCCTCAACTGGTGAACATGAAGCCGTTGAATTACGTGACGGTGACAAGAGCCGTTTCATGGGCAAGGGTGTTACTAAAGCCGTTGACAATGTTAACAAGTTAATTGCTAAGGAAATTGTTGGTTACGATGTAACTGACCAACGTGCCATTGACCAAGCTATGATCAAGTTAGATGGTACTCCTAACAAAGCTAAGTTAGGCGCTAACGCTATCTTAGGTGTTTCCATTGCCGCTGCCCGTGCTGCTGCTGACGAACTTGAAATGCCTTTATACAACTACCTTGGCGGCTTCAACGCTCACGTTTTACCAACACCAATGATGAACGTTATCAATGGTGGGGCCCACGCCAACAACGACGTTGACTTCCAAGAATTCATGATCATGCCTGTTGGTGCTTCTTCAGTTAAAGAAGCTATCCGGATGGGTTCAGAAACTTTCCACAACTTGAAAGCGATCTTGAACGAACGCGGTTACTCAACTGCCGTTGGTGATGAAGGTGGTTTTGCACCTGACTTGAAGAACAACGAAGAACCATTCGAAATCTTAGTTGAAGCTATCGAACGTGCCGGTTACAAGCCTGGTAAGGATATTGCCATTGCCTTTGACTGTGCCGCTTCAGAATTCTACAACGAAGAAACTGGCAAGTACGACTTAAAGGGTGAAGGCGAAAATGGTCAATCATTTACTGCCGAAGAATTCGTTGACTTACTTGACAGCATCGTTGACAAGTACCCAATCGTTTCCATCGAAGATCCTTTGGATGAAAACAACTGGGAAGACTGGCAAATGGCAACTGCCAAGCTTGGTAAGAAAGTTCAAATCGTTGGTGACGACTTATTCGTTACGAACACGGACTACCTTGCAAAGGGTATCAAGATGGGCGTTGCTAACTCAATCTTAATCAAGGTTAACCAAATTGGTACTTTAACTGAAACTGTTGAAGCTATCGAAATGGCTAAAGAAGCTGGCTACACTGCCATCGTTTCTCACCGTTCTGGTGAAACTGAAGACACGACCATTGCTGACTTAGTTGTCGCAATGAACGCTGGCCAAATCAAGACTGGTTCAATGAGCCGTACTGAACGGATTGCTAAATACAATCAATTAATGCGGATTGAAGACCAACTTGAAAGCACTTCAGAATACAAAGGTATCCACGGCTTCTACAACTTAGAC from Lactiplantibacillus paraplantarum includes the following:
- a CDS encoding phosphoglycerate kinase, with amino-acid sequence MAKLIVSDLDVKDKKVLIRVDFNVPIKDGKIGDDNRIVAALPTIKYVIEHDGKAILFSHLGRIKSEDDKQGLSLRPVAERLSNLLNKPVTFVPVTEGEQLETAINNMNDGDVLVVENTRFEDVVNGEQVKRESGNDPELGKYWASLGDVYVNDAFGTAHRSHASNVGIASNMDQVAAGFLMEKEIKFLGDAVDNPKHPFVAILGGAKVSDKIGVIDHLISKADKIIIGGGMTYTFYAAKGMGIGNSLVEKDKIELAKSIIEKAGDKLVLPSDSIVAEKFDNDVPSKVVEGSIPDGYMALDIGPKSIEEFEDVLRDAKTVVWNGPMGVFEMSNYAKGTLEVGKFLGTLSDATTIVGGGDSTAAVKQLGVGDKLTHISTGGGASLEYLEGKELPGIAAISEK
- the tpiA gene encoding triose-phosphate isomerase; translated protein: MRTPIIAGNWKMNKTASEALAFVNAVKDQLPDPSKVESVVAAPALFLQEMVEAAKGSDLKIAAENAYFEDAGAFTGETSPAALADLGVDYVVIGHSERRGYFHETDEDINKKAHAIFKNGMKPIICCGETLEQREAGQAESWVSGQIKAALKDLSADQVSSLVIAYEPIWAIGTGKTATSDQAEEICAVVRKTVADLYSQEVADKVRIQYGGSVKPANVNELMGKADIDGGLVGGASLQPDSFLELVNYQNN
- the eno gene encoding phosphopyruvate hydratase, giving the protein MSIITDIYAREVLDSRGNPTVEVELYTESGAFGRGIVPSGASTGEHEAVELRDGDKSRFMGKGVTKAVDNVNKLIAKEIVGYDVTDQRAIDQAMIKLDGTPNKAKLGANAILGVSIAAARAAADELEMPLYNYLGGFNAHVLPTPMMNVINGGAHANNDVDFQEFMIMPVGASSVKEAIRMGSETFHNLKAILNERGYSTAVGDEGGFAPDLKNNEEPFEILVEAIERAGYKPGKDIAIAFDCAASEFYNEETGKYDLKGEGENGQSFTAEEFVDLLDSIVDKYPIVSIEDPLDENNWEDWQMATAKLGKKVQIVGDDLFVTNTDYLAKGIKMGVANSILIKVNQIGTLTETVEAIEMAKEAGYTAIVSHRSGETEDTTIADLVVAMNAGQIKTGSMSRTERIAKYNQLMRIEDQLESTSEYKGIHGFYNLDEAARNTITSK